DNA from Daucus carota subsp. sativus chromosome 1, DH1 v3.0, whole genome shotgun sequence:
GCCCACTTCCCAGCAAAGTCTACCACTTCTGTAGCTGATCATATTTGGCGGGTGAATGATAATCACCTGGAGTTCATTGATGTATTGATGAGCGATTTGATTTATGAATGAAATCATCATtcctttggcaaaaaaaaaaaaaaaataatatgaaacaaagtAAGGAGTGAACATAACgattattgttggagttgaacccACTTTAAATCGTTAAGAACcaacaatttatattatatttaagtgtGAGTTAGGAGActattgaagatgctctaaggtTGTTTACAAATCAGCCAAACTACCCGCATGAACTCAAGATtaatagttttcaaaaaaaagGTACTTAAGATTAATAAGTACTTTTCATatcgaattttatattataaattcgaGTTAGTTATCAATCAAGTCACTTATTTTGTTCCAATATACAGTATCAAATGAATTGCAAGACATATTTTGATTCCATTTACGCCAatcatttcaaaataaattaaatttgataacATTTTGTGAAGTTaagtcaaaataaatattttttgttaaataatatgATATGAATTTGATTAGATTTTTGACATGAATTTCTATACAAGGTAATGTggtgataaatatttaaaaaaatcggaaaataaattattttccacttgttattttaaatttttataattaaaagcaTCTTCACCTTGCTGACAATATCCTAGAATTCgatattttgttaaataaaaattaaaattaaaacaaattattttccACGTtcgtaaaagaaaaagaatgcGAAAAAAATCCTCCTGCCGCTACTACCGTACCCTAGAGATATGCTGATGATCGGCAACTCGATCCACTGATCTACAACATTTATAGCCGTAGTAATTTTGTCTAGACCAGAAATTGTAGATAAGGCTCGTTTAGGTTTTTTCGTAGGGTTATTATAAGATAGTTCGTTAAAAGTTGCATCGGTTTCGTGGTGTAGTTGGTTATCACGTCTGTCTAACACACAGACGGTCCCCGGTTCGAGCCCGGGCGAAGCCATTTGTTttgcaaatttaaaattttatccttTTGCTGtcctattttaaaatttcatttctaCAACACACCTTACAAATATGTTTAGAGCGTACCGTAGTgcaccccctttttttttttttttcaatacacatctctatatatataataatgcagCTGACTGAAATTTTCACTATTGCTGTAAAATTCTAGTGAATGATAAAATTATCTGGAAACTTTCATAGAATGTATATCCTCTGCAACTTAAGTTTCACAAGGGAGTGCTTATGCACCGACTGATGCCACAGGAAGACCCTGATTCATGTCAGTAATAGACTAATAGTCGAGTTTTTGCAGAATAATGACAGCCAACTACTCGCGGCTGCTGTCTGGGCTTTCGTAAATCTGAATTCATTCAGTAGCCCTGGTGCATTTGCTCGTGCTGTTCGGTAGTTGCAGACTTGCAGACTATGCTTGTTGGTCATTGATCCCTGCTTAGATATCCGTCGtctgatatttacttatttgagGTTTTTCTCTCAGCTTCGTGTAAAAACACCACTCGGCTCCATGACTTACAATGGCATAACATAATTTCCTGTATTGCAATAACAATTTTCAGATCACTTTCTACTAGTAACATCCTAGAACTTGTTATATAGTTGTATCCAGTAGGCTACAATTCTAGATAAGCGAAGCTTGTTCAGCATCTTTAAAGCAAGAGATGACCTCTTCTCTTTGCTCATTCCCCGTCGAAGGAAATGAACAGAATGATGGCTAACAAATTCCCAACAACAGATTCTTCTTCTGGTACTAAAACTGTATAAAATGGTCTATATATacattgtttaaaaatattacatgacAATCCTTATTACTTGgtggaaaataatataattttaattttatgtgttaCTGTAACTGATGAATTCTAGTGGAGATTGGATACGACGCCTGATGCCTACCTAGACTGTAAGAACAGCGAAAACAGGAATAAAACTAAAGGTATATCCATCATTGAAGGCCGTCATCCAATCTTCTCTGTGTTTGTGTCGTCTGAGGGCCATATCACAGTCTCCATGAGCCTTTCTCGCATCAACTCTAAATTCTGGTCTGAAATCTCATTGTACATTGCTGCATGATCACATTTCTAAACACACAAAATCAAGACATCAAAGAAtgttaatgaaatattatatcataaatttgTCTGTCAAACttgaataagttcactggatcGCAGATTAAGTACCTTAATCCATTTTCCATAGAGATGAAGGCGTGTTACCATCACTCTTTCGGCGAGATCCTGCTTCTCCTGTTAAGTAGCAAGTACTTTAGTAGACTGACATTGTGTCAACTGAAGAGTAGTGCTTAAAGATAAAGTTTGGTGTTAGAACTATTTGTCAGAACTGATGGATGTTTACCTTTACAAGGATGCGAAGAAATCTTTTTCCATCACCCGGCTTGTTTGAGACAACGAAACTGTCTATGAGAAAAATGAAATGTCTTAGGAATGCGATGACAGGCTTCAGCCAGAGGAGGAACTAGATTGGGAGATGCAGGTCTTAgaaatatgttatttatatgtGTAGTAAAATCTATGGTTGCTTTGTCTGTCATGAGATTAGAATTACATATCCAGCACCTATACGCTGCAAATGCTGTCACTTCAATGAGAGAAACATATGCAAGTAAAAGATGCAACATAGTGGATTGTTACATGTTTCTTGTATTATTAACTTGAGTCTTCTAAAAAGGCCCCCCAAAAAGACCATAAGTCCATAAGTGGTACTAGTTATTAAGGACTAAAATGTAACTCCGATTAGCCAATTGAAATGATTCTATCAAGGTTATCTTTGAAGTTCAGAAATAAAGGATGTGCAAGATTTAATATGTAAAGATAACATAAACTGTAAATCAGGTGGCTAAGGATTATTATGAAAAAGAAAGATAAAGTTGAAAAGATGGTAACGCCACTTACTCATAGAACCAACGGTACTCGGTGGGGTTCATCTCGTAAAGCTGATTCATAACAGTCCTCACAGCTTTGTacgtaaaataattaatcatttgCTGCAAGACGATTAAACTTGGTTAAGTACCATTATAACAGATTAAGAAAAAGAACCTAAAGTAAAAGATGTCTAGCAGAGTGTATGATGTATAACTCAAAAGATTTATATTTCTGAGCAAGCCTATACTAGGTTTCTTTCAAAAATTGTATGTACAGTTATTATCTGCAGACATTGTAATGTAACAAAGGACTACAGAACTGAAGTCCTCTTTTGTAAATAGGCATGAATCCACATTCTCATCTCCAATTTACTCTGGAAACCAAGTTTCAAGCTCCGGTTCCTCTCTGTTCATGTATTACATAAAGGCACAAGTACTTACAAGAAAAGCAACCTGTACAAACAAATTTCGAGTCCTTTCCTTAGAAGTTATAATCAACTTCAGACGAGGGAACTCTAGTCTGTAATGACCAGAATGTGTTGTTCCACATCTTTATTCTTTACTGACTTGTGAGTTGTGATCATTgttcataatgtttttttatatataaaatggtTCCTTACCTACTTGAACTCTTAAAACATTAGATTTCGAACTAAGAAATAGGAATGAAACTAGTTGCAAAATGGCCTAGACACAATATGATTCTGGAAACACTCGTTTGACATAATAGttgatttttcttatatatcATAAGTTCATGTATAGTTTTTAGCTGTGAGCATCCCGAATAGATGATTAGAAAATTTCGCCTGTACTcgatgtaattcagaattagcATAGGCATGCTTGTGAACACAAAATAATTTTCCAACCAGATTATTAACAGATCTACATATATGTATGTTAAGCTACTTTTAATTGAGAAAAGTACATGCTCTAGCCCCTTAACACCATACTTCTGGGACACTTTCGTTTCAACGACAACATAAAAAACATTTACAAGAAATGAATTCTTCGAACTTCATCTATATGAACACGATAACAAAATCTCTCTCAATACGATATTAGCAGATCTATACTCATGTCAAGTTAGATTCTAGTTGTCAAAGGTACATGCTCTAGGACTGCAATACCACAATTTGGGGACACCATGAAAATTTCGAGGACAAAAATCATGCctaaagaaaagaaacaaaGGATAAATTGCATCCAAAACGAAAAAGATCAACTTGCAaacaaaaattctaaaaaaattgaaaataatttaaagggCTCTGTTCTTACAGCTTTGACATCCTCGAAGCTGTCTTCATACTGTCCAGCCACTTCATTAACAATCACAAGACTCCTAGTCTTTCTCTGCTTCTTTGAACTCTTAATCCTGGACAAAGCTTTGGTCGAAAACTTCTTCGAATCGACGAAAGAAGAGCTCAACTCCAACGATCCAGGCCGAGGCATATCACGCTTTTTACTCAATGAATTCACATGATTCGATACCAGAGAATCCAGACACAAACAAGGACCAGTATGCGTGTCCACCATTGATGAACCCACAACAGAGAAAGCCCCCACCATTTTTCCAAAACAAAACACACCCTAAATCAAGAAAACCAAAGAACCGAAATCTAGACTCAAGATTCCAACAAAACAAAAGATACCCTTCttagaaaacaagaaaaagtaGGTGGGTATCCAAGGGAATTGGAGATTATAGAGTGTAGTCAAAGATGCATGAATTTGGATGAAAAAAGGTGGAAGATACAGAGgccagatttttttttaaaggggTTGATGCATGTGAAATCAAAGTCTGGCCAGAAGAATAATATGAGGTCCAGAATGATACAACCACAAGAACATAACAAAAATGTAGTGAAATGAAATGTTGGCTGCTTCTCAAGTATTATGTATGGGGACACATGGACGGTTGTTCTATATTGGGGGCTCGGGACTGTTTAAATCTTGGACGTAGTGAATTAGTAATCTTAAGTTCATGAAACTTCTTAGATTGCGTAAATGGTTTGCATGTTTGCTTGTTGGTAAACTAACTTCTTCATTCCATCATCACATGCGTAACTCGAGCAAAAACTGAATTACTAGCGAGTCCTAGTCTTAGTAGTGCGCGCCCGACCGGTTCTTTCTCGTTGTATAGTCATTTTCGATCGTTTCATTACTATTCGATTTTGCGACATATgttcgttttaattttttatattttaaaatttataaaaaataataaaattttataatataaaaattaattaaatctcATACTCCTTCACTGTACTCATTTTATACTATAAATATTAACTGGTTCAACTTTATATAATCTTTTCTCGCTTTTACAGATCTAATGAGTCGGGGTAGGTCGAGATTGACCTCGGGTCAAATGGGCTTGTAAAGGATTTAGTGGATCCTATTGAGCCTATTTAAAGCCCGTTTGGGGCTACGTATGGAGCTTTTTATAAGGTTCTAGTCGGTTTGTGATGGATTAAGTAGGATCGGAAGTGGATCTTATATCAGGTTGAGCGAGGACTCGATCAATACGGTTTTACAGTAAAATTGAAATAGAAATCGTATAACTTcaatttttataatcaaaaactgaaaatgtcgatttggttttggtttggtttcgatttaaatatcaaacttctCAGTTTGGTCCTaatcattttgattttgatttcaaaattgcatcacataaaagtaaaaaataacgATCAAATCTGActactaaaattaaaaaaaaaacagaaaaatctGAAGCTAAGACTACGGAATTTCTTTAACTTAAGTAGCTTTATATGCGTGTGTGTGAACGAAAAGAATTCACATT
Protein-coding regions in this window:
- the LOC108227641 gene encoding chaperonin-like RbcX protein 2, chloroplastic, which produces MVGAFSVVGSSMVDTHTGPCLCLDSLVSNHVNSLSKKRDMPRPGSLELSSSFVDSKKFSTKALSRIKSSKKQRKTRSLVIVNEVAGQYEDSFEDVKAQMINYFTYKAVRTVMNQLYEMNPTEYRWFYDFVVSNKPGDGKRFLRILVKEKQDLAERVMVTRLHLYGKWIKKCDHAAMYNEISDQNLELMRERLMETVIWPSDDTNTEKIG